The sequence TGAAATTAGATATTACAAGGGCTTTTGATTCTGTTTCTTGGCCTTTTTTGATTGAGGTCATGAAGAAGCTGGGTTTTAGGCAAATTTGGAGAGCTTTGATATGTGGGCTACTGGCTACCTCCTCTACACAGATTCTATTGAATGGCTTTCCAGGTTGCCATATTAAGCATCGGAGGGGACTCCGTCAAGGAGACCCCCTTTCACCCATGTTGTTTATTTTAGTTATGGATGTCCTTATCTTCATGTTTACAAAGGTAGAGAATGATGGTTTGCTTCAACAACTTTCTAGTAGAAAAAGCTCCATCGAGTTTCTATGTACGCTGATGACGTGGTCCTTTTATTGTGTCCAACACCAGCAGACATAGATCTTACTCTTAACATTCTACAACTGTTTGGACTTTGGAGATGCCTCTGGGTTGCATAATAATGTGCAAAAGTCAAATGTGTATCCTATCAGATGCTCTGATGAGGTTCTGCTCGAAGTCCAAACCTTGATGCCATGTGAAATTTCAACCTTTCCTTGCCGTTATTTGGGGCTCCCTTTATCCTTACACAAGTTGTCTAGGCAACAGTTCCAACCAATTGTTGATAAAATAGCTAATCAGCTCCTTAATTGGAAGGCCGACTTGATGATAAGGGTTGGAAGAAGAGTTCAAGTTCAGCATGTTCTTACAAGCATGACTGTGTATTTATATATGGGTGTGGATACCCCACAGTGGGGTTTGGATGCTATTGATAAAATTAGAAGGGGTTTTCTATGCAGAGGCCGCAAAGAAGCTAGAGGTGGTCATTGTCTTGTTGCCTGGGGAAAAGTCTGCCGCCTCCTGGAGCTTGAAGGGCTTAGTATTTCTAGTTTTCTAGAATTATGTTGGGCGCTTCGAATTAGATGGCTTTAGCTACAAAAGACTGATCATTCCCGCCCCTGGTCTGGCCTTCACATACAAGTTCCTAAAAAGGCTAGAGTTTTCTTATCTAAAGTGGTGACCACTGAAGTAGGGGATGGAACAAATACCAAATTTTGGAAGGATAAATGGCTCCATGGAAAAAGAATTGCAGAACTATTCCCAAGGTTGTTTGGCGCAATTCTGAAGCGGTTTGTCAATTGTAGGACACTTCAGGAGGCAATTGTTAGCACCAAATGGATTTCTGATATCAAAGGAGCTTTGTCAGTGGGTGTTTTGACAGATTACTTTCAGCTTTGGGATCTGGTTTCGAGCTACAGCCTGAGGTTGAGGATAAGCATATTTTCAGTATTGCTCCAAATAGTGCATACTCAGCCAAATCTGCATATGAAGGTTTGTTCCTGGGATCTGTGACATTTGGACATTATAAAAGAATTTGGAGGTCTTGGGCCTTGCCAAAATGTTGTTTTTTCATATGGTTGGTTGCCCAGAAGAGGTGTTGGGCAGCTGATAGGTTGGCAAAACGAGGCTTGAATCACCCAGAGAAGTGTCTCTTATGTGACCAAGAGGAAGAAACTTTGGACCACCTTCTTGTGAAATGCTCCTTCTCAAGAGAATTCTAGTATCTATTATTAAGGAAATTTGGTCTTCATTCTCTTGCACCACAGCCGGCTGCAAACTCCTTCTTGGGTTGGTGGGAAGTGGCAGGGGGACAGTCTATGGTCTTACCAAAAAGGGCCTTGACTCTCTCATCATTTTGGGAGCTTGGAATTTATGGAATCATTAGAATAAATGTGTTTTTGATGGCTGCAATCCAAGTGTATCTATGAGTCTCAGAGTTGCTGATGAGGAAAGAAGATGGGAAGTAGCTGGTGCAAAGGGTCTCGCTCATTTGGCTACCCTTGGTAGAGCCTTAGGGAGGATCGAGTAGTCTGTTTTGATTTCCTAATGGATCTCTTTTTGTACGCCTGTTTCTGGCCTCCGTAAGGAGGTTTTTTTTGTCTTCTATAGACCTTTTCTATATCTGCTTAATATATAATGGGGTGCAGTTCTTCTGCGCGTTCGAGAGAAAAAAAAAGTCTATTACATGCTTATGCATGTGTCCTTGTTGTATTCGGTATTATATGTGGAGTCCTTGTTGTACACGACTACACTATCTCTATCCTATATCGGTGTATATATTTGGACCTAATGCTCTCATATTGAATATAGTGCAATTCATAACAGATTTCAATCCCAAATATCTTATGTGGTCATAACTATATTTGATAACACATTCTAATACAATTAAATATTTATGTTTAGTGCTGGTTCAGTAAGATGAGTTTACTGTCTCAATTGATTTCATGACGCAGGCTTTACACTATGATGTAAGAAGAGGTCCACATAGCATTGGGTCACATGTAAGAGATGCAGCAGCATATGTATGTTGGGCATTTGGTCGAGCTTATACCAATTATGATATGAAGGCTGTTTTGGAACAACTTGCTCCCCACCTTCTAACCGTTGCTTGTTATGATCGAGAGGCAAGATAATTTCTAATTTACATTTGTCGCACCCAAATGTTCTGTACTTCTGATCCCATACTATTTTGACTACATCATTTATCTTACTGATTTTTATTGTCTATGTAATAGTAGGTTAATTGTAGAAGAGCTGCTTCTGCTGCCTTTCAAGAGAATGTTGGAAGACAGGGAACTTTCCCACATGGCATTGATATTGTGAATACGACAGATTACTTTGCACTGGCTTCCCGATCAAACTCTTATCTGAATGTTGCTGTTTCTGTTGCTCAGTGCAAGGAGTATCTTTATCCCTTTGCAGATGAGCTGCTTTGCAATAAAATAACTCACTGGGTATATAATTCTCTGCAATTGTTTATGGTTTAAATGAGATTGCATCTTTAGTGTTTCTGGTTTCCACACTTTTTGCCTGTGCTGCAATTGCTATTAACTTCCTGAGTTCTACACTCCTTACCTGGACCGAGTTCTGCACTCCTTAACTGGAACTGGTAGCTGACTTGGGAAACTGAAGTTAAAATCATTAGCAATGTAAATTCCCTGTAGTAATATTTACTTTGTATATTAGTGCTTCAGTAATTGAACTACTTTTTTTTGTCTTATGATGTCAATTTCGTGCTGGCTTTCACCAAACTTTATCTTACATTTTTTTAAGTTTTCTCCCCTCTTCTTTCACTTGTGCAGCGCTTTAATATGGAATTCTGTTCTCTAAGGAGTGTTGCTTTTATGAGTCATGACAATTAATCTCTTGGGCCATTGTTTTTTATAAATTTGACACAGGAGATGAGATTTGCTACGTTTCAATACATTGTTTTGGGCTGACTTCTCTTCCTTTCTAGGAGAAAAGCTTAAGAGAGCTGGCAGCTCAGGCCCTTGCTTTGCTTGTACAATATGATATGAATTACTTTGGTGGACATGCCCTTGAAAAGTTAGTTCCGTGCACTCTATCAACGGACTTGTGTACTCGACATGGAGCCACTTTAGCTGCTGGTGAGGTTGCTTTAAAGTTGTACCAGCTTGGTTTTACTTTTACTACAGGTAAATGGTGGAATTGTCATGCATACTGTTCCTTTGTGATACTTATCATTTTAACTCTTAAAGCTGCTTACCTGAAAGTGACATTCCAtctttatctttattttgtagaCATGCAGAAAACTTTGTCAGGTATTGTTCCCGCAATCGAAAAGGCGCGTCTTTATCGGGGCAAAGGAGGAGAGATCATGCGCTCCGCTGTTTCTCGATTCATTTCATGCATTTCTATAGCTGGGATATCCTTGAATGACAGGACAAAGAAATGTTTGTTGGAAACCCTTAATGAGAATTTGCGTCATCCCAATTCTCAAATACAGGTGAAACTTTACTATTTTCTGTATGTACATTCAATCAgagtgcccccccccccccccaagtaCTACCATCTTGTTTCTCATTCGATATGTCACCAATCCCCTTTTTGTTTGTGTACCTGTACTTTTCGGATACTGTACTATTGTAATACTAGCCATCTATGTTTCTAGACTGAATATTTTCTTTTCACAATTTGTCCAGTGTGCTGCTGTTGAGGCATTAAAGCATTTTATTCCAACATACCTGGTATCTTCTGGTGAAAAGATTGCTAGTGATATTATCTCAAAATATGTGGCACTTCTAGATGACCCAAATGTGGCTGCAAGACGAGGAGCTGCACTGGCCCTTGGAATATTACCATTCAAATTCTTGATGTTGAAATGGATGCCTGTCATGAGTAAACTCTGTAGCTCATGCACCATTGAGGTAATTCCTGAATTACCTATTAAAAGAAAGATAAAGCATAAGATGTTGCTGTTAGAATGGCATTATCCTAGCCATTACTGGCCTTACTATTTCAGTCATTTTTTAATAGCAGATAATATCTTCATGTACTTTTATAGCCTGTATTAATTATGCTAGATTAGAGATTTAGTCATTTAGAGGACATTAGAGGGTTTTCTTTATTCTTTCCTTGCATGTACACTACTGATGTACAAGTACAGCGTACAGCAACAGAGAAATTACCCCGCATATCTTCTTTCTGTTGCTGTTATTTTAACACTGGAAATAAAACTCTGGTGTGATCTACTGATCTGTTTTGTAGGATAAGCCTGATGACCCTGATGCTGAAGCACGTGTGAACTCTGTTAGGGGGCTAATTTCGGTTTGCGAAACACTAACAGCATCTTTTGATCAGCTCTCAAATGGAGATTCTCTATATGCATACATAAAAGATTATGTCATGCGAGCTTTATTTAGAGCACTCGATGATTATGCTGTGGACAACAGAGGAGATGTGGGTTCTTGGGTACGTGAAGCAGCAATGGATGCGCTAGTACGATGCATGTTCATCCTCTGCAAGAGAGatattgttgctttgagagcagtgTCAGCCACTGGCCATGACTCTGAACTGGGTGATATGGAAGTAAATGCAAGTAGTACTGCATACCGGCTATTTGATTCTGGTATTGCACAGGATCTGGTAGCAGGCATTGCAAAACAAGCAGTTGAGAAAATAGATAAGATAAGAGAAATAGCTATCAAAACCCTGCAGAGAATTCTGTACCACCAGGAACACCTCATCCCATTTATACCTCACAGGGAGTTGCTTGAAGAAATTATTCCCAACAGCAGAGATTTGGAGTGGGCGGTAAGTGATTGTGAGAACTCATGGAATAAAATGAGATGTAGCTTTGCACTGGTTTATTATGACTAATGAGAGTTACATGTCCTGCCGTTAACTTCAATTTTGTCATGACTAGAATCTCACCAGAATAGTTCTCTTGCTCCAGAAACCATAGGAGTTTGAATCTAAAGTAATGGATTTTGATATATAAGTACATCTAAATCTTGTATGATGCTGTTTTCTATGAACCTATAATTACCTTTTGAAAATATTGACTTAATAATTATTTACAACACTTATTATTCTGTCGCCAGTTTGTGGATATTATTTGACTTGGTGGTGATATTGTTGTTTCACATTTAACTGATTTACATTTTACCTTTAGGTTCCTACTGTGTCATATCCACGATTGGTGAAACTTCTTCAGGTTAGCTATTATAGCAAGTCTGTGCTCTCAGGGCTCGTGATTTCTACAGGTGGTTTGCAGGAGTCTTTGAAGAAAGCTTCAATGTCAGCTTTGGTAGGGTATCTCCAAGATTCAGACATCAATACTAATTGTGAAGGGAAAAGTAGAGAGTATCTATTGAGTTGTGATCTTCTATGGGGCCTCCAGCACTACCAGAAATGTGACCGTGTAATTACTCCCATGTTCAAGGTCATAAAGGCTTATCTACACTGTCTAATGACATTATATTTTTGAGCCTAAATATTTCATATGTTGCGTGTAAATGCTATGTTACTGATATCATAGGGCTTTGCAAGCTTTTTGTTGTGGTTGTTTATCTAATAGATGTGCTCTCCATCAGTAGTAGTTGATGTGATTTTTTCTACATTCAAACTCATATCTATTCATTGTTAACTTATGTCATTGTGATTGGTGCTGCTAACTCAGTTTTGTTTCATGATCTTAAATTGTGAAGTACACATGAGTCCACGTTCTCTTTTTCCCCACATTTGATGTTATACATATTTTGTTTAAGAAAATTATAGTGGTATGATTCCAGATATGTGAAATCGATTGTAGTGGCTTACCTCCTCCAAAACATGACACCAATGGCACAATTTTTTAAAAAGATATTTTAGATCTAACAAGAGCCTTGTATTTGCAGACTATTGAGGCTCTCTTCAGTAAAAAGGTTTTCTTGAACAAGGAGGTGAGTTTGCTTCAGCAATGAACATCTAGTTGCAGATAAACAAAGATGATTTTCGTTAGGCTACAAAAACATAAGAAGTGGAACCTTACAAAAGTTGGGTATCATCATATGATAACATCAAACGATTAATGCACCATTCGTTGTTAGTACAATCTTCAAGAACTTACAAATTCACCCTTAACTGTACAGGGAATAATAGTACATCTAGAAACTTAGTGATCTCATGTTGATCAAATGCTTTACTGCCAAAAGAACACACAGTTATATTCACAATGTTTTGTTACACCTTGTGTTTTTTCCACATGTAACAGGGGTACAGTGAGTTCTACAGTGGACTGGTAGATTCCGTGAGCTCTGAACTGAAGGGATCCAAGGATTTTACAAAGTTATGTGCAGGTCTCTCGATCCTTGGGTACATTTCTTCCGAGTCAGATGGAACTTGCACCAAGGCATTTTCCCAACTCCTCACATTCCTAGGCCACAGATACCCCAAGGTAACATTTGTCATTTCTTGCCTGAGAACGCAGAACTCCACGCAGTAATCGGTTGAGCTCAAATACTCTGCAATCTTACAGATCCGAAAAGCTGCAGCCGACCAGGTGTACCTTGTGCTGCTGCAAAATGATGACCTTATTGTGTCGGAGAATATGGATAAAGCCCAGGAATTACTTGCGGAGACGTGCTGGGAAGGGGATGTGGAGGAAGCAAGGCGTAGGAGGTCAGAAATCAACGAGATGGCTGGTTTTAGGGTCACCACTTCACAGAAGTCTGGAAAGCAAGAAACTAGAACGGTCGCCGCTTCGACGGATGAGAACAGATCTTATTCGTCATTGGTCGATTTCAGCGGATACTAAAGATCGCCTTACATCCTATTTTCGACGAAAGGTGTCGATTGTACTAGTGCACAATGCCGAATATCACTAAACGTTTGAATGAGCGGGGTTGCTTGtggattttcttttttttttttttgtggtgggtgttttctttcttttcttctttttgtgTGTGAGTAGAAGAGTTAGGCTGTtttcagcaacgtcctctaaatttcatcctctaAAGAAATATTCTTTGTCCTTTACAGTacactctaaaagatttcatTCTCTATATCTTCTTTATCTCCAACAACTTTCTCTAAATTTCGTTCTCCATATCTCATATTCCATTTTTCAGCATTTATATTAATAAAAAATCAAGCATACTTCGTACCGAACTGACCTGTACCATGTCATGTCAGAGACAGCGCGTTGGCCAATCATCGATGGCACATCGTACTGCAGCACACTGTAGCAGCGTGGGAGGCAGGGCATCAACCAATCACCGATGACCTGGTACCAGATAGCGCAAGCGCCATATTTGACGGACGAGAAGCagactctaaaatttagaggacgttgtaccAGACCTTACTAGACGCATAAAGGAGACGAGGAATCGCTATGTTTAGCAGAGAGGACCGTTTATCGGCTCTTGCTAGAGACAGTCTTAGGCTGTCTCCAACAAGGACCTGTATAAGGTCCGGTACTCTATATTTACGCTATGTTTAGCGGAGAGGACCGTTTACCGGCTCTTGCTAGAGACAGTCTTAGGCTGTCTCCAACAAGGACATGTATAAGGTCCGGTACTCTATATTTATAGGTTGGTTAGCTCTTGCATCCATCCAGCATGCTCCTCTAAAATATAGAGGGTGAGGTTTGTCCGCCATTTGTAGAGGTTGTACGAGCGTCCGCTATCTCCCGTGTCGGCTCCTTCGCGCATCCGCTCGGAGATTTCCCTCGTTCTCACAGGGTAGGCCGTCGACGTCCGACGACCGAGGACCCCGAACTAGCGCGCAGCCGGGGCGAGCCCGATCCCCGTCAGCAAGCCGTGGACGGTGTCCAGATACTCGGTCCTATCGGTGAGCCCTGTCCCCGTCGGCAGTGAAGTTTGTCGTGCCCACAGACACGAACGGgaggtcgttgctggggtcgggaGCTCGGGGGGCAACGGCGAGGACACTGGAGAACTGCTACGAGGAGGCGGCGGGAACATGGCGGCGAGGAGACTGCAGATCTGTTGCTGCTTGCTGTAGCATGTGATGAGGGTGAAAAAAGATTTATTTAAATGAATGGGAGAGCTTGACAGGTGTTTGAGGAAATATATGTCATGTGATAACAAAAATACGAACTTTAGTTTCTAGTATACGTTCACAATAATTGCAGATATTTGTTTTCATAATTAATATAAGTTCACAAAACTTTCATAGTGAATAATGTTAATTACGTTTGTTTTTCATGAAAAATAGAATTAAAATTTTGTTTCTATGTGAAATGGAGAATAAAGAAATTAGTTTATACAATCGGTTATTACTGTAGATATAGAGGAccaaatttagagga is a genomic window of Zea mays cultivar B73 chromosome 5, Zm-B73-REFERENCE-NAM-5.0, whole genome shotgun sequence containing:
- the LOC100273796 gene encoding Tubulin-folding cofactor D-like; amino-acid sequence: MEEAAAAAAAWASNAATPVPSEPMRSPPDAEASVDPTAVGDDEHDSKEVVLRRYFLQEWELVSAILHRVVAGGGVAESADVHRIRSIMDKYQEEGQLLEPYLENIVSPLMSLVRSKTMELGASTDELLDIIKPLCIIIYTLVTVCGYKSVIRFFPHQVSDLELAVALLEKCHTMSSATALRQESTGEMETKCVVLLWLYILVLIPFDISTVDTSIATADNVDGPEVVPLVTRILDICKDYLSSSGPMRRMSGLLLARLLTRPDMAKAFSSFMDWAHKMLLSVSDDFVDQFRSIGIVEALASIFKIGNRRALHDAVSGTWSDCSLVMKTNVSARSPLLRKFLVKLAQRVGLISLPPRLPSWQYKSISSSLGANLSSYTAGEVYSSGSREQVNIDQIGMCFLEEDMDVPEIAEEIIDLLLTGLRDSDTIVRWSAAKGIGRITACLTPALSEDVLSSILQLFSPGEGDGSWHGGCLALAELARRGLLLPSSFPDVVPVIIKALHYDVRRGPHSIGSHVRDAAAYVCWAFGRAYTNYDMKAVLEQLAPHLLTVACYDREVNCRRAASAAFQENVGRQGTFPHGIDIVNTTDYFALASRSNSYLNVAVSVAQCKEYLYPFADELLCNKITHWEKSLRELAAQALALLVQYDMNYFGGHALEKLVPCTLSTDLCTRHGATLAAGEVALKLYQLGFTFTTDMQKTLSGIVPAIEKARLYRGKGGEIMRSAVSRFISCISIAGISLNDRTKKCLLETLNENLRHPNSQIQCAAVEALKHFIPTYLVSSGEKIASDIISKYVALLDDPNVAARRGAALALGILPFKFLMLKWMPVMSKLCSSCTIEDKPDDPDAEARVNSVRGLISVCETLTASFDQLSNGDSLYAYIKDYVMRALFRALDDYAVDNRGDVGSWVREAAMDALVRCMFILCKRDIVALRAVSATGHDSELGDMEVNASSTAYRLFDSGIAQDLVAGIAKQAVEKIDKIREIAIKTLQRILYHQEHLIPFIPHRELLEEIIPNSRDLEWAVPTVSYPRLVKLLQVSYYSKSVLSGLVISTGGLQESLKKASMSALVGYLQDSDINTNCEGKSREYLLSCDLLWGLQHYQKCDRVITPMFKTIEALFSKKVFLNKEGYSEFYSGLVDSVSSELKGSKDFTKLCAGLSILGYISSESDGTCTKAFSQLLTFLGHRYPKIRKAAADQVYLVLLQNDDLIVSENMDKAQELLAETCWEGDVEEARRRRSEINEMAGFRVTTSQKSGKQETRTVAASTDENRSYSSLVDFSGY